ataatcatgcaacacatatatgaatgtatactcaaccaggatatctcggatagtactttcgtacctctatcacagcaatcctaatccactggaaccaccagacaacaggtctaatccaagcctattcatcaagtgaaaaccatcactaaacttatctaccagacttaactagataatcctgagataaatactgataaaattccaaaccttcgtccgtcgctagcccgctgatgccgctagctcccaactagagcacagctctgctacaagaccagcagctccccgctagtgcccaaatctcggaacaagactagaacctgtcagaaacgactgaaatgctatggaattctctgaattggcgagtcaaaatgaggaaatccgaccactatttataggccatgttcggatcgtccgaaccctcttcggaacgtccgaactcttacgtgtccatcggctcttgacagctcatgatcggatcctccgatcatacacttcggaccgtccgaacttgcacgtgtccagctgctcttgacacctcatgttcggatccaccgaactcacttcggatcgtccgaactcttcggtgctaccgaaccatcttcggtccgtccgatcatgactcggtcaaaattacacattaaaccttcgtAATCACCATttatccgttaattacccaatttgggattcgggctactacacattTGAGCTTGGAGGTGATCCAACCATGATTATTTCGTTTTTATGAAAcccaaattaattataatatcctaatatataattaaatgttTTCATGAAAACCAAATTAACTTCCTATCATCCAATTTCCGGAGAATACCGCAAATTCATCACCGTATCCCTTAGCTTTCAATTCAAATTTTCATTACATAACGTCAAATTTCTATATCAACTAAAAAATAATTGTTGGCATCAAGTTGTCAAAGTACAAACCTACATAATTCAAAACATGAATAAAGAAGAAAAAAGGCAGCCGATTAAACACCTACAAAATATAATTCAAACAGAGGTAACCCACATGTGAGAAAttcaatttatattataaaaaaatggtTTTAACTTGTTAATTCTCCATATCATCAAACTGGTTGAAGTAAAATGCAAGAACATACTTAACAACTTTGTTCAGATTGATTTAACTTGTTAACTTTCAATTGTATAGCATACTAAACAAATTTGGTCCTAGTAATCATCAATCACTAAATATCAACCTGCCAGTGTCCAATTCCTCtaacaaaatttaaaaagaagTCATTTCTCTTTCAATCTGTTCTACCAAACAAGAGAATACATCGAGAGGGATAGGCACATGGGAATGTTTAGAGAGAGCACAACCGGAACGGGGAGAAAGCAAGAAGAAAAATCAAAGCCCCCATTgtgtgttttaaaataaaatggggTCTCTCCCAAGGAAAAAGCACACAAAAGGCACACGCCTAGGCTCCCCTAGGTGAACCACCAAGCCCACGGCGAAGTGTGCTTCACCGCGTAGGTTCGAGGCACAAAGGTTTTGCCTCGCCTAGGGGGGGAGCCTTTTAAAAAACTGAGCCAAGGTCAAgtatgattcaaaatttgaatAAGTTAAATACTATTCAAGCTTGGCCAATTCCAACAAGTGAAGCTTGACATGCCTCAGATGAGCAAATCCAAACCAATCTCAACCCACATCAGAGACAACATGCCTAATGCCACAATGAGAATACATTTAAGAAAAATTCATATGATATTAAATCAACATGTAAACTATAAAGTTGAACATTTATAGAAAGTTGATTTTAAATTCGTGTAAGAAAGGAGACGCCTTGACCAATGAAGAAAAGAAGAGAAGGCTTTGGTCAACTTGTGACACAATATTCAATTCCAGCCGCTTGAGGGAGTGTAATTGAGGCAGATCACGAGGAGCAGAATGTGTTCTCAGACGAATCTGACAAAAAGATCGAGACAGGATTATATCAGCGATCTTTCCTATTGCTAAGATTAGATATTATTAAATATGAAGAGCAAAAGTATAATGGTAGAAAACCAGCCGAAAAACCAAGATTTAATGTCAGCTGAACTGCATAACTTGAGTGTTTGTCAGGTTCACACACAAAGGACTGGAAAAATCCCCCGAAAAGACGTAGCTCAGAGACATTAGGAATTTTTTTAACGGCAGACTTGTTTCATTCCCATCGTATGTAAACGAGAGAAGATTCATTGCAGATACTTTCAGACTTTGGATTTGGATATTTCCATAACTCCGAAGTTTGGTAATGGATCAACAACTTGAAGATTCTTTGTAACATAGGAGGCCCTTATGCATAGCTGTTCAAGATGCGGACATGATGCTAGGAATTACTGAACCACCAGACCTCATCCTTGATGTCAACATAAACCAACCTAAGGGACCTTAGCGAACCAAAAGCAGGCTGGACCTCATGTGTACGTGATAACAACTTCTCTATGCTAGACCTGCAAAATCCAAATCAAAGCATATCATCAGACAACTTATCCATAAATACCTCCATCTACGTGAGAAAAGACTAGTCCTGGCAGCTTCTTTGAAACTCATACAAGACAGAATGGCAACAAGCATATCATCAGACAACTTATCAATCCCAATACTAACATCTCTTAACACTCAAAGTTTCAGCACCCTGAAAATATAATAGAGTACAACACGTAAACTTTAGTAACCCTTCAGCTAAAGTGTGGAATTATGGAACTAAATGAATATGTCCACAATCAGATGTATGAAAAAGTCGACTACTTGCGTACCTTGTGCTTCCGCTTTCGttttcttggactttgtgtaGCTGAATCAGCCAGATTCTGCCGATAACAAGTTTCGTCCATCTTACCACACTAGGTGAAGAATTGATGTGGGAAAAGATCAAAAGTTTATGATGGCACAGAAGAAAAAAAAGGACCTTTCAATCCTTCCTGTAAATTAACGACGACGAAGAAAAATACATCACTGATGGACCTAACCTTATTGTTACGGGCCTGCGGAATTTCTGGGTAAAATGATGTTATTAGATTTGGGCTTTACCCAATTATAATTATGTTATCGGACTGGGGCTAATTTATGTAATTAGAGGGAATTGAAatcatgttttaaaaaataattaagaaagTGATTCAAAAACTATTTTATCGCCTTTTATTATCTATTCGActcttattttttattaaaaaaaaaatcacctcACAACTGTCTTGGAAAAATTAAtagatattattatttataaattttattctttgtTTTAAAGTTTCTCCAACATGAACACAGTGAAAAACAATATTTCTTTAAAGTAGCGACATTGCAATCGGAACAAAACACATTATGGAAACATATTTTTCTAACACAAGTATCCATCATTAGATTGATGTTATATTTACAAATTACATTCCCTACATCAACGTTGtcacatattttttttctttcctcTTTCACTGTCCAATTGCTTTACTAGgttatttaatttgattttatttttaaaatttagtttTCGGTTAGGTGATTGGAAAATAAgctatttatttatgttgtgaatatctatactattatattaagtgtGAGGGCCTTAGAATAACTACATTTGaggacaccaaaatatttaatttcataattatccTTCTTACCATACTTACAACATTTTCAAGTCACTCTatattttaaatagaaaaaaatcaaaataaacctTCCATTTGAAATCGAACAACTATTCTAAATCGAAAATAATTTcgtgttaattatttaatattatttaatcaaattaaaaaaaaataataacacaTACAATGCATGTGCATCAtctcttactatttattaaggctgggtaggttagagtaacttccttggtctgttttttaaaatacctaAAATACCCTTCACCCCCACTCTCTACATTACTAATTATATAtctcttactatttattaaggctgagtaggttagagtaacttctttggtctgttttttaaaatacctaAAATACCCTTCACCCCACTCTCTACattactaattatatatattaataaagtgttaaaaaataaaagcaagTCACATGTAGTTTAGTGGATAAAGTCTATGTTTCTTAATCATGAGGTTGTAGGTTCAATTTTTGCTTGGgtcttttttattcttttttaatttattttttagttcatatatcaaaattataatgtagccactcattatttcttataaatatattttgatcctaatttaaatataaatcaaataaattataaaaacatatcGTACAAGCACGCAACACGTGCGTCGTTATACTAGTATTCTATTAATGTTGTACATGTCATATATAATTATGTGTAGAAATGGAATATTACGTATTTGTCCACATCAGATAAGATAAGGATAATAAGTAGAAGATAATTTTCATGGGCCGAGTCCTTGTACATCTCGTTCACTTTCCCAGCATTCGATTTGCTGTGAAAAATCCAGTCTCAGTTTCTGGGGCCTAAAAAATCCGGAAAATCCCATCCTTAACTTGAGTCCTGTTCCCTTTTTGCAAGGTATGATTTTTGCCAGTTCTTGATTTTTCAGATGGTTGTCACCATATCTGTTAGGCAGAAAATTCTAGTTTCGTTCTGTTTGTAATATAGAGTGGATGACCTGATATGACTCCAGAGTTGTTTTTGAGATTTCCAGTTTTAAGTTTGTAGGTTCTTTGTGGATTTTTATGTTTCTTAAACTCAATATGCAAGCTTTGAGCATTTGGCCTTCAGCAAGTGAATCTTGGTCCAATTGTGCCACACCCCAGTTggattttgaatcatattctaGTTATAATTTGGTTACAGGACAGAAAAGTTTGAGTATTTTCCGTGGCCTATTGTGTTCGTCGAGAGGCTTTAGAAGTAGAACTGCAAAGACTGAGTTGAAATGGAGGTTCTTATATGTGTACCCCAAAAGCAAAGTATATTCATCATTGAAGTCAAAGAGTGGTTCCCGTGGCACCTCTCTTTCTGTGGCATGGGCATTGGAGGAACAAGAAATTGGAAGTAGTGTTACCCAAGTAGATTTAGAGAACTCGAGTGATTTTTCGGAAGAAGACTCCGCACAATTTGTTCCCGAGAAATTAGAGAATGGGAACTCCCCTTGTTGTGTTGATAATGGTGGTGACAAAAAGAATGATGATTGTCCGGACAACGGTGATGGATATGATGGTGGAAATGATCTTGATGTGAAATTAGATGATGAGAATAATGCAAGGGTTGATGTTCGTGCATTGGCATGGACCTTACACTCAGCCAAAGATGCTGATGATGTGGAAAAAATTCTGAAGGGTAAGGGTGACCTCCCTCTTCAGGTTTATTCTTCGATAATAAGAGGTTTTGGCAAGGACAAGAAACTAACCCCAGCTATGGCCCTCTACGATTGGCTTAAGAGAAAGGGTGAAGAAGCTGATAGTTCTCTCTGTCCCAACTTATTTATATACAATAGCCTTTTGGGAGCGATGAAGCAATCTGGAAATTTCAATGACTTTGAAAAAGTCATAAATGATATGTCTGTAAATGGTATGCGTCCTAATGTTGTGACATACAACTCTTTAAtgggtatatatatagaacaaGGACGAGAATCGGAGGCCCTCCAACTTTTCAAGGAAATGCCACAGAAGGGAATGTCTCCATCTCCCGCAACTTATTCTACAGTTTTGTATGCATACCGTAGATTGGAAGACGGGTTTGGAGCATTGTCATTCTTCACcgatataataaaaaaatacaaaaaaggCGAAATTGGTAAGGATTCTGATGAAGACTGGAAAAGCGAGTTTGACAAGCTTGAGAACTTCACTATTCGAATCTGCTACCAAGTGATGCGGCGTTGGCTTGTGGCTAGTGAGAACTCAAGTACTGAGATGCTGAGACTACTAATAGAGATGGATAAGGCTGGCCTTCAGTCTGATCATGCTGAATACGAGCGCCTCATCTGGGCATGCACTCGTGAAGAGCATTTTCTTGTGGCTAAAGAATTGTATACTCGGATAAGAGAGATAAACTCTGACATAAGTTTATCTGTTTGTAATCACATCATTTGGCTCATGGGAAAGGCGAAAAAATGGTGGACCGCATTAGAAATTTATGAGGACTTGTTGGATAAAGGCCCTAAACCAAATAACTTGTCATATGAACTAATGGTCTCTCATTTTAATGTACTTCTATCTGCAGCTAGGAAAAAGGGAATTTGGAGATGGGGAGTAAGGTTGCTCAACAAAATGGAAGAGAAAGGCCTTAAACCAGGCAGCAGGGAGTGGAATTCTGTCCTTGTAGCCTGTTCCAAAGCTTCAGAAACTGCAGCTGCGATTGAGATATTCAAACGAATGGTGGAACAAGGCGAGAAGCCAACAATTATTTCTTATGGTGCATTGCTTAGTGCTCTTGAGAAAGGGAAACTATACGATGAGGCCGTTCGAGTCTGGATACATATGACTAAAGTGGGCATTGAACCGAACTTATATGCCTACACCATCATGGCTTCAATATATGCTGGACAGGGTAAATTCAATATAGTCGATTCCATAATACGTGAAATGGTTACTGTAGGGGTCGATCCTACAGTTGTCACATTCAATGCCATAATAAGTGGATGTGCTCGTAATAATCTTGGAAGTGCAGGATATGAATGGTTCAGGCGTATGGAAGTTCAGAAGATAACTCCCAACGAGATTACTTACGAAATAGTGATTGAGGCACTGGCGAACGATGCTAAACCAAGGCTGGCATACGAGTTGCATTTGAGGTCTCAGAAAGAGGGCCTTGTTCTGTCTACTAAGGCGTATGATTCAGTCGTCCGGTCTGCACGAATGTATGGTGCCACAATTGATATCAGCAACCTAGGTGCTCGGCCACCGGAGAGGAAGAAAAAAGTGCAGATTAGGAAGGATTTGTCTGGGTTCTGTAATCTTGCTGATGTTCCTAGGAGGAGCAAACCATTTAACAGGAAAGAAATTTATAAGTCACAGACTGAAGAATAACAGGCAAGTATGGTGCTGTACTAGGAGGTGTTTTTGGGTGTGTAGAGCAAGCGGTACCTTCTTTTGTTCAAGATGATTGTATAGTTAGAAGATGGTGAACGAGTAACAGCTGTGTGGTATATGGCTATTACACTTTCATCGAATACTGAATAGACAATTGACACTTTTTGTcatatattgattgatatggTTTTATTTTACACACGCTTTTTGTGTTATTGTCACGCTTTTAGCTCTTTATAGGATCATAGTCatgtaaaaaagaaaaatgtctTATTTTAAGATTCTGGGAAAATTGCAAATCTGATCTCATATCGTCATTATGCGATTTTTTTGTTCTCATTGTAGTCAAATTTTAATtcagtgaaaaaaaaaaagttaattcAGTGCTTGTTATATTTGTTTTAGtcaaattttgttatttttcaaaaatataaaataaaataaatacacaCAACATATGCTctctaattattaaattatttagttGAAAAAGgttataaaatttataaataccaTCCACGTTAATCCACTACTATAAGTAAAAGGAggacataaaaaaatatgttatAAATACATATTCAAGAAACAAACTGATCCGATGACCCGGTAAACCAAAACGCTCAACCGTTACTCCCCACTCAGCCATTACCCCCTTTCACGTTAAACAATTGCATTTATCACTTAATTTATTGATTGATGTTTATTATATATATGCAGTGCAATGGAGGAGTTGCTCCTATGTACCATAACAACAGCTAGCCAGCGATCCACAATTCTCTTCTTAATTCCTTGTTAATTGTTAAATTTCTTAGTTATATCCAGAAGATATATATAGCCTTCATCAACCAACAGTAATGGAGTTGAAACCCTTCGTTTGCATTACATTTGTTTGTCTTTTAGAGCTGTCTTTGCTGCAGATGGGGAGTTGCTTCCAGTTTCAGGTGGGCGACAGGGCTGGTTGGGCGGTGCCACACGCGAATCAGACCGACCTCTACAATGAATGGGCCTCGCGAGAGCGGTTCAAGATTGGCGACACCGTTCGTAAGTAGACTAACTTTTGTTTCAAGAATGATACCAcgaaatgtatatgtatactGACATGCATATTGAGTACATGTTTAGGTTTCAAATATAAGAAAGACTCGGTAATGGAAGTGAACAAGACCGAGTACAACGAATGCAATTCCAGCCGCCCCAATTTCTTCTCCAACAAGGGTGACACCATCTACATGCTGGACCGGTCGGGTTTCTTCTACTTCATAAGCGGGGCGACCGGGCACTGTGAGAAGGGGCAGCGGATGATCATTTGGGTTATCGGGCAAGACGAGGATTCCACTGCTAAGTCTCATGCTGCCAAGAACAATGCCCTTTTCGCGTATGCGCTGTTCTTGATCATGTCTGCTTTTCGGATTTTCTCATGAAGTTTGTGTTCCTAGAATTGTTGTTTGAGTAGTTTTAGATTTTATAATTTCGGGTTTACGTTTGATTTCTGAGTTTTCTtggattgttattacatttccatgcattttttttatatatatgtttattttgcATCTCATGAGTTTTGATCAACATGTTGTTAGTATTTGAATATTGTTTATTTTGGATTTGCACAAAAATCGGTCAATCgggatttttaattattttggcttCATTTTTCCTCGTTGGCGGCAAACACAAGAATCTAGAATCTAAAATGAAACAGTGGATATTATAAACATGACAGAAACGTAAGCTACTAAAATATTTCTAAACTAATCATTTACAGTAAATGCGAACAAGAATCCGAATTGAAAACTAAACATGGCTGGCCAATTTAAAATGGACTTTACAAATTCCCTCAAAATATATTGAGGAAGAACGTAGAAGAGATTCGAATACATTAACAAGTAGCTTTAGTTTTTACGGTCATCTTTCGATGGATTTCCAACCCACATAAACAGCCCCATTTCGAAATTTACATGAAAATATTATCCGATGCCATCTTTCACAAATTCTTCCAACTTTTCAGAAGCAACACAGCCACTTTTTCTGCATCATCAATatgaagaaaaagaaataaaatcgtTTACTCGAAGAGAAGATGACACTTTCTAAAGATTTCAACGAAAATGTGAATATACACAGCACAATAAACCCAAGATTTCGGGATCGATACTTGAATTATATAAATGCTAAAATGATTCCATAAGGAATAAGTTGTTGCCAGTTCAGATACAGTCTGGCCCGACTATCTCATTTTGAGACCACATCATTGCACTTAATTGGAAAATTAAAATAGATTTAAAAAAAGTAAatttaaaaaactaaaaatactTTTTTCACAAAATATAATTTGTCATGCATGTGGACACAAGGTGTGCAATAAACTGCGGGGTGGAAACAAAAAGAAACCTTGCGGGGGTCATTATCTGATTCGTGTGGCTGAGACATGGAGGGAGGCGGTGGAGAGGGTGCTGCCATGCTAGCGGCTGTACCGGTTGCCTTCTTTTCATCCCTAGCCTTGGCAAATATGACTGTGAATCCATCAGCCGATGCCGGATTGTTCACGTCCCACTCCCCAAATTTCGGCAAAGGCCGACCTTTCTCGTGCTGCgtatacatatataatatttttcttcaatAAATATCAGAACCGCAGGATTCTAATTAGATTTTAAGAAAATCATAAGAAAAAGTTATAACCTTGCTAAAATTCATGCATGCATGAACGTTGATTTGCATAAACTTCTTCTATACCTTAAAATTATCTGTTTTCTATTTGTAAATAATCTTCTTGATATCATTAAATCACATAATATAGGATTTGGAGAATATACGCACACACTCACAAAATCAAACCGAATCCATGTATGTATCGTATAATAATCATTAGAATCGAAACGTCAACacaaatttttctaaaaaaaacttaacatcataatcataataatcaaataactaagccaacatatatattttatgaaaaacgTAACTTACAGACGTCATTCAATTAAGCTTGCAGATTTTCCCCTCGGAATGGAGGAcagaaatatttatatttatatatttggaAGAACAATTGGAGAATTCCAAACGATTCTCTAGGAAGAAGATGATCGAAGAGCCACACCGGAATTGatgataatataataataagaacaataataataaatatgatGCTATAAATAGAATATTGAGAAGTTGAAGAGTCAACAAAGAATGAGTAATTAATTgtctttcttttatttatggtaaaacgTGTATTGTCATGTGTTCTGTTATATTGTGATTTTAAAAATCGGGATTAAAATTTGTTAACATGAAATAGTTTTGTATAAATTGTAATTCAATATTGACGTACGGGGGGTGGTCACTCAACGTGTCTTAATTAATGTAGTTTTTGCAAGATGTTTTCATTGATAATATTTTCTCACACATATTTATATAAGTACTTAATTGTGTGTgtctttatatataatatagccTTGAAATAGAcataaacaaaaattaaaagtatataCAAATAATTTCTTTTATGTAATATGGTAAAGGGtgaatttgaaaatatatagTCTAATTGTGTCactcaaaaatcatataattttattttaatttaaagaatAGCTAGCTTTCAACGAAAATTTTAGTCGGAGAACTCAATGTGGTCAATTATGAAATAtccatatttgtgaaatttggtgattaaatctgtgaatttttttagtttaaaattaaaatggcGGGACTCAATGAGGTCAATCATGAAATATCTATATTGTAGATTTGTCCATCAAGCATGAATAATTGTCTTATTAACGTGTAATTGACCAAATCCCCACTGCTTCAAACCATTTCCTACCTATTATTTATTAGCAAGTATTTTGCGTTTACGGTTTCACGGATTATATGTGAGATAATTTAACACTgtcaatatttacaataataaataatacttttgacataaaatataataCTTTTGCATGATTGttacaaatatgatatatgtctcacaaaattgattcgTAATTCCATTTCACAAAAGTTTTTGTAATTATTTAATGGCTCAAACCTCACGCCATTGATTCATTTCGAGCTCTAGATCGAGTTGAACCACCAAAAAATGAAGGAGGGTCGCCAGCACTGCATGGTCCAGTACTCCAGTCTTTTGGGTCTTAGATACCTCAAGCCGGCCCCAGCTCAGGATTATGTTATGAGCGCGAGCTAAGGATCGAGTTACGGCTCAATGAACTAGAAGTGCAGTGTTGCTTATATTTATTCTTGGGTATTTTCTGCTGGTGAGAGCCCGGTCCAATCACGTCTTTTATTATTCGAGCGAGTGTACAGGACCGATTGTGGTGACTCGGGGGAATCCGCGGTAGCTAATGCGAATAACTCAGCGTTGCATGCAATATCACTCTTGAATGGTTCGAGGGCAGAGACATGGAAAACGTGGTGAATGCTGGCAGAATCCGGAAGAAGAAGCTTGTATGCTACAGGACCCACGCGTGCTCCAACTTCAAAAGGTCCGTAAAATCGCGGAGATAGTTTCTGTTTGCCACGGGAGGCCACCTGATGAGAGGGTCGTAACGGGACTTCATGACATTCTGTGCATGGGCGAGTCGGTTTCGGAGATTCCGTAATACGTAATCTGATCTTGTCAAGATGTCTTGGTCGACAGCCTCTATTTTAGATTGTCCAGGACAATACGCAAGCAGACAAGGTGAGGGGCGACCATAGACAACCTCAAAAGGTGTGGCTCGGGCTTCGGGCCTCGGAGGGAGGATTGGAAGCCCGTATTATAACAGAAATCTGACAAAGACAACCATGGAAGCCACTTCTTTGGCAAATCTCCAGAAAAACACCTCGAATACATATCAACGATGCGGTTAACAGCCTCCGTCTGTTTATCCAATAGTGGGTGTTAAGC
This is a stretch of genomic DNA from Primulina eburnea isolate SZY01 chromosome 11, ASM2296580v1, whole genome shotgun sequence. It encodes these proteins:
- the LOC140806348 gene encoding early nodulin-like protein 6 produces the protein MGSCFQFQVGDRAGWAVPHANQTDLYNEWASRERFKIGDTVRFKYKKDSVMEVNKTEYNECNSSRPNFFSNKGDTIYMLDRSGFFYFISGATGHCEKGQRMIIWVIGQDEDSTAKSHAAKNNALFAYALFLIMSAFRIFS
- the LOC140805309 gene encoding protein NOI4-like, encoding MTSHEKGRPLPKFGEWDVNNPASADGFTVIFAKARDEKKATGTAASMAAPSPPPPSMSQPHESDNDPRKKKWLCCF
- the LOC140806347 gene encoding uncharacterized protein, whose amino-acid sequence is MFLKLNMQALSIWPSASESWSNCATPQLDFESYSSYNLVTGQKSLSIFRGLLCSSRGFRSRTAKTELKWRFLYVYPKSKVYSSLKSKSGSRGTSLSVAWALEEQEIGSSVTQVDLENSSDFSEEDSAQFVPEKLENGNSPCCVDNGGDKKNDDCPDNGDGYDGGNDLDVKLDDENNARVDVRALAWTLHSAKDADDVEKILKGKGDLPLQVYSSIIRGFGKDKKLTPAMALYDWLKRKGEEADSSLCPNLFIYNSLLGAMKQSGNFNDFEKVINDMSVNGMRPNVVTYNSLMGIYIEQGRESEALQLFKEMPQKGMSPSPATYSTVLYAYRRLEDGFGALSFFTDIIKKYKKGEIGKDSDEDWKSEFDKLENFTIRICYQVMRRWLVASENSSTEMLRLLIEMDKAGLQSDHAEYERLIWACTREEHFLVAKELYTRIREINSDISLSVCNHIIWLMGKAKKWWTALEIYEDLLDKGPKPNNLSYELMVSHFNVLLSAARKKGIWRWGVRLLNKMEEKGLKPGSREWNSVLVACSKASETAAAIEIFKRMVEQGEKPTIISYGALLSALEKGKLYDEAVRVWIHMTKVGIEPNLYAYTIMASIYAGQGKFNIVDSIIREMVTVGVDPTVVTFNAIISGCARNNLGSAGYEWFRRMEVQKITPNEITYEIVIEALANDAKPRLAYELHLRSQKEGLVLSTKAYDSVVRSARMYGATIDISNLGARPPERKKKVQIRKDLSGFCNLADVPRRSKPFNRKEIYKSQTEE